CAACCATGTTGACACACATGCCAGACCCCAATGACACCAAGAAATATAACTTTCACGAATGAGAAAAAAAGTTAGAGCAGTGATATCTCTCTTTATGTCACATTGAATACatgttatatcttttttttttttttactatttctttCTCATTCTAAGTATATATTAGCATTTGGagtcacaataaaaaaaaatattaacttatgGGGTGTCCATTtaacattttcaaaagattattcGTGGTTCATTGTTTCATTCAATGTCACAACTTATGAACAGggtgataatttttaaattattgcccttttaaacaataacttaattattaatgaaaactTTTCTATAATTGAACTATTCAATAATGTTTACTGCTAATTATAGGTGTGGAAATGGcctgaatattttttattcggCCTTAAATTTGTGTGTTTGTTGTTGGATtgcaattgttttaaaatttcacatCTCTCTGACAATGATTATCCATGCTATGTAGTTGgtgttaaaataaacaaatatgcaTTAAGACAAGGGTGAGTAATAAGGATTTCGTTTCTTTTTGTGGGCGGGGGCAGAGGTGTTAGTATAATTTAGGAAAATACTTGAAGTGAAGTAGGATTGATTGGGAATCGAATGAGTTTGAATTCTCAAGTGTGTGTAAGGATCAAAGAGGAAATTGAATCATCAAAGGACTGAaacatattgatttttttataggtGCAAAAGGCTTAGTGGAGGAGATATAAGGTGGATTGGGTCATGGCTGATTAAGGGAGAAGGAAAGTGGGAAAATTTTGattaaagaaacaataaatGCATGAAACAATTTggatggagttttttttttttttttttctaaggtgGATGGAGTCTTTTGAAAATGGACCAAACGAATTTATCAAAAGGTTCTTGTATGGAGGAACAAAAGTAGCagataaaagatatattaaaatattcatattacaactttaacaaaaaaaaggaaacattaattaattttttaaaaaaatttgtcaccattttttttataaaaccagTTTTTTATTCACCAAGAAAAAGGAACCAGTATAGTATTTGGTGTATTCATAGATAGTAAACGAAAAGAagtaatgttatatatttttacaaatcttcttaatattataaggttttaaataaaaaatgaaatatatttaatgttttaaaaatataaataacattttttggtACATGGAGAATATTGTTGGGAAATATCTGGCAATGGAGTAGGaaaatacacacaaaaaaaataacacttatAGTATAAAATCAGTAGGAGAATATTGTAGGAAAACTTGGAATTATTGAATTAAATGTTGGCAAAAATAACATTGTGAGCATGATAGATGTCTACTGGTTTCAGTGTTGCTCAGTAAAGCCATTAAGTTTTAAGATGTAACGGCAAGTGCTCTAAGTAGACAAAGGAACATAGAATTGAGGTTGTCTGGAATAAAGTTTAAAGGGGTTCATTTTATAGACTCGATGCACATGATGCCTACGTAGGCAAACCATAGACCACTACTTGTTCTGTAATGCATCAATTATCAAAGACAAATGGGGCAACTGAGTTTGTAGGAGCATGAGGGATATTGGAATTGACTTTAGCTTTGTTGCGGATTTTAAAGAGTTAAGGAATGAGCtggtctttattttattttagttttttccaacaaatgttaattttgttagcagaaaatatcaaatttatataaaaaaaaatatttcttaattatctAACTCATcttatgttttcaaaattagCTGGTCTTAGTTAGCTCTCCAAAAGAATGGCCGATCaattagaataggtagcaaagaTTGCCCCAGTGAACGCACtcttcaaaattcaaagagaagtTATGGAGTTGCTTTTTAAGATAAAGAAACTACTTCGCAAAAGtgaaaagaatcataagaaaTGTTTGTACTTTTAAAATGTTCttataatcactttttttttttttgtatgcataacactttttcttttttttagtatcTCACAACAAAGAGATTCCCTTTTTAAAGAATGGTTAAACACATGATTGTTGGTTTAGGGGCAAGATGCCGTTATTCCTTCTTGTGATCATATAAAGACAGCGAAGCATGGAATAATTTCAGGAATTGATTCATTATTCATATTGGGTACTTTTTCTTCTTGGTATGTACACCAAACGCTTAATTTTAGCAAAATGAATCCTAGCACTGATTAATGCTATCACTTTTTAcacattttcttaataaaaatatatcaataaagtattaaatgaaaatatgaaaattgtaTTCATAGaatgtcttaaaaatatatttataaaaaaggcCAATTGTATTGAAAGAATACTAATCAAACCCTTTCCATTTCCAAAACCAAAGTCTTTCCAATCCACTGAAGTAATTGggggttattttatttttgttggagTTGCTTTCAGACACAAGTCTTACTACATAGGAAATGACACCACGTCTCTCTTTAGTCCTCACTGCCAGATGccaatattgttttttaattcataaaaatgtCGATATTGTTTTACCAACGTGTCGCAATTTAGCTTTTaatatgcaaaaattattttctagttTAGATTAAAAATGTAAGAGTACCACCACATAAACGTCTGgttcaaacaataaaaatagcAGTTATGGGCTCTTTACTGTATAgattcaatataaaataaaattaaaaaaatttagtaaaacatgAATTTAGAATTATTCTTGGTGTAGTAATTGACAAGCTTCCGTTCAGGAAGGGTCAGGCTCGCACGAAATTTACTAAAAGATAAAGGTCAAAAGGTATATTTCAAAGAGCTTTAAGAGCACCTAAGAAAAAAGTGGCCACCAACTCATTCTATTCTATTCCAAGAAACGTAATTCAGAAGATTTCGTTTCAATACTGTTAAGTgccaaataatttaatatatgattGTCATCTTTGCAAAACGTGTTATTGTGTATAAGTACTATGCTTCCTTGGTTCTTCATGTTTATTAAGTAAAAtagtatataaattaataaataaaataggagTATTACTTAACTATTTAAATGCtcaatattttctcaaaaaaaataatagttgaaTCAAATcacattcaaattaattaatttattaaaaataacttttgataCAAAAAAATACTGCTAGTAAGCTACAATAAATATAGTTTCTTgctattttaagataaaaactaaaagtccggtgttataaaaataaaagtgatactctctaatttcaattaattctcgtgtccaaaataattataattttgttagccgaaacaaacacaaaatcatAGCGCGTGGTCAATTACACAGATCCAACGGTTTGATTTCTTTTCGACAAACATTGAATCGAATTGAACTGAAATCTTCGACGAAGAAACCACGTTTTTCAGAGACATTTCAGTTTCAAATCTACGTCAAACCAATTCATCGCTACCAAAATTAAAGCAGCATTCACAGCAAACTcgacaaaataattttagaaaaaaaaaggaacaaataaaacaaagaaatcaagctattaaaacaaaaacgaagaacaaatttgaatataaaacaaatcGATTATGTACTAGAACCAATGATAACAACAATAAGAATACTAGTCAAACCATAAAAGCAATATAGATCCAGAAATCAACATATCTAGCAATAATCGCTACATAGCAATATCAATAGAGAGAATTATATACTAATGCTACTCAAATCTCGGCTTCTACTAAAAATCCACAAATAAAATCCATGAGCTACGCTCAGATCCGGAGTGTAGATCCGAACGCGAGAGCGGCTCCGGCGGCGAGAACACCGGCGACGAATGACGGCGACACGGCGGCAGCGGGAGAGGTAGGGCTCGGAGCCGGAGCTTCAGCGGCGGAGATGACGGCGACGAACACCGACATTACGACGGCGAGGAACAATGCTTTGGAGAAAGCCATTGGTGAATTTTGCTGAAACtgtttagggtttggggtttgtTTCGTTGGGGGCAGTGAGAGTTCTCTTTGAGAAGAGGAGAAAGCAGAGGTTTTAtatagagggagagagagaggagacgttACGGGCAGTTCGGGTAGCTGCCCGCCTGCCCGAAGTACAGACTGGCAATAGGTCCGTTGCCAGCTGCATCTACTTCTGAGAAAATCAGATTTCACATGACTGTTTATTGCAACGACGTCGTTCCGAATGAAATCCTTGCCGCACTCCCACTCGCCCCTTCTCACTCACGCACGCACGCGctctttttcatttaaaataattaactttgatTATCGTTTCGGCTATATAAGGTAAGATTCCTTTTAaagtaagtaaataaaaatatatattctttacTTAGTTGTATCGAAACTTACAAATAAACATATTATTActtatttgatttcaaaataatttaactttaaattatttcctctattttattttttctgtcgATTAGATTAGTGTACACATTTGaataatgattaattatattaattatcattaaaataatatatttcaataaaccatatttattttataaaaaattaaatacattgtACAGTTACAATTATATGTTTCTTAGTATATTTATTtctagcaataaataaaaatattttaaaaaatacttaactcatttttaatatttgaaaaataataaatattttgataaaaatatttttaaaatgacacataaaagaacacaaaaaaagAGTATCATTATcagttttttacataaaaaataaaaaaaataaatatttatccaaataatgcaatccaaaaaatatttaccctaataatataaaatactatAGGAAGTGAGAAATTAATTCCCCTGAACcaatttctcacttttttttttagtacttaagAAACCAATTTCTTAGGGAATCGATTTCATAATACtagtgtttttttctttgaaaactatGTTATGAAATCACTTCTCCAAGCAACCGAtttcataactagttttttatttcttttaattttttttgtttttttatttgtttatctaaacttttatttattcttcaatcatgtaaaatatcattatatccacaattttttaatgacaataaaatgaaaaaaaataaaactattaatattatataattttttcctttttctttccatttttatttttttaaaataatattttaatatttctataaaaaaataaaatttatttgttattaataaaatttatattttacggACAATATATTTAAGGACTTCACTAACATTCGAttgataaaatatcataaacatGAATATCTGTTTATTTATCTAAGTCACCTATTCTAGATAAATTTTCTTTACTTatctaagtcttttttttttctttttgtttacttcaatttacatgaatttagtttcatttaagaattaatttctttttaaaaatattattctagataaattattattttttaattaatatataaaaattagtaaaataaaaagttaacacaaatcaaaacaaataaaaaaattatttcaaaaaaacacttattaattgattatgaattgtttttgatttatttggtaTTTTGACtctatttcttctctttttttagttttgttatcaaaatattttatatagttttatgcgagtaatttttatgaatctttagttattattgttagttattattgtgtttttttaaaaattactaccAAATAAAgatataaggaataaaaaacatgcttaatttcatattcttattttttcaaatcaaagataTTTCATCACTCACTTTTAAAAAGGATTTCAactcttcaaaaatataaaaaatattaaataaaattaaaaataaaaacatacataaattcgttaataattaatttaaataaaaatatttatgactttaaagttgtaaataatttacgaattctaataaaaatataaaaatttaaaatacttaagactttaaagtcataattaaaaaaaatatgaattatattttttttgacttcagtagaaaagaaaaaaaataattgtaaaataatttatgatattcAACTTCGTGAAAAATCTtatgacttatttttttttgagtattaatttaaattttatccccatttgataatttagaaaaaaaattactcccaTTTGATCGTTTTGCCTAGCACACTCAGGGAATAGGATAAAGGTTTAactttatataattagaatttataataaaaaatagttttaatgaataaattacattatagttaaaatttatcacaattttttttaaacatataaattatattttaaatttatatatatatataatctatatTGTGATTCGAGACTATATGAATGAGGAAGAAAGTTTTCGgactaattgttaaattaaattaaattaaattaaattaaaattaaaattaataaaatattcaaaataataaaaaattagaaccaAATTTTCAGTAAGACTAAGACAAAACATATAAGTATGTAACTGTGGAAATAACTcttgaaaatgtttttgttcAAGAATCTAAATACGTTATCATTCATATATacgaatttaaatttttaatataagagTAGATATCTCTAATCATCTAaactgttttatattttttcttctttcaaatgGTTATTTACTAGTAAATATTTAACCAGtcgtattttcttcttttaaaaagaaaagtttgaaTGTAGAACTGTCAAATTAGTATGTCTATGTCCATCGCAAATAGTATCTAACATGAAGTCCTTTTTCATTGCATGACAACTGtcattttatacaaaataaacataaatataaacttaaaagtataaaaagaaaattcataatCAATTACTCTTAACATGAAGTCCAAAAATTTCCAGCCACACTTAAACTTTTGTTTCGTGAGAATACCTTTTGTGCCTCTAttatttctcatattttttgttttttgtcataTTAAGGACAAAAGTTATGGCCACTCTTGCTTCACAACTTAGTCATAACCTTTATAAaccttaaaaagtaaaaaagagataaaagaaaatatccaAGCAATTAATGTTAAGCAAAAGTATGATAAAATACGTCTCCTTTGTACATTCAAAAATGACTCGACGGTGTATATGAAATGGGGTCACTCTACCACCTAACACACTCTCAAATCAGGCAATTATCATATCATGCCATGCCATATGATGAATTTTACTAGTATCTAAGACTTTATTCTACATCTATATTTTCCCAAAGTTGCAATGGAAAGTAAGTGAggataaaaatatttgtcaaaAGTCCAAAACCTTTGAATCCACCATATGTAACAAAGGTTCCAAAGCACTAGGAGCAAATTTTCTGGCAAAAAGAGCACAAACTGAAGAGTTTCTATTGTTGTATAGGCAAGTGTGACCTCTGCGAACTCGATTGAAAAACTCCTCAGTGATATCATTTCTTCCAAATGTAGCAGGGTGAGCTCCACCCCTAGACCAGTCCACCCAAGTTATGCTCCTGTTCGCCAACACATTGGCTGCTTGAATGGTGAGCATGGTGGGGAAATAGTGCTCATCAACGTAACAAGCCGGCCTACAATATTGTTCAAATATTGGATGAAATGTAGTGTCTTCAACTATGGTGATGGCGAGCTTCCGGTTTACTTCGAACCATTGAGAGCCCTTGCGCCACTTGGTGACATTCACCAGAGGGGCCATGTGCTCGTTGTAGCGCCCTCTTCCGTATGGACCGGGATCATCAAATGCACCCACGAAGCTGTGCTTGGATTTCATTATGTAGTGGTAGACAAAGCTGAAATTGTAGAGGGGGATGCATGATTCAGACAGCAGAATAAACCACTCGTTGGAGATATCAAGCAATGCATTAGCAAGGAGTCTTCTTTCAGCATCGCACATGCTCATCCTTCCCCACTCAGAAACCTGTACATGAAACACcaaaacatcatcatcagaggcgtaaataaattggatgaatgTTCGCAAGAAAATTCCAATGCTCACAAGAAATCATATAAACTGTTGCACAAAAAACTCATGGTCACGAGTTAATGTAAATTAGAAATCAGTATATGCTTTCATGTATGTTAAATGTTTAGAAGAAAAGCTCAATGCTAAGAAACATGTAACAGAGGTTTAAGCAAAAATAAGAGACATAAGAATAATCTTAAGGTCTGAACTCCAAAATGCATCAAATTCATGGTGTAAAGTAAAAATTCATGAGCTCGTAGGTTcaagatatttatttatgatacaACTGAGTGTATATAATATGGACAAATGAATCTATACATGACCCGTGTTAACACCTAAGTAAAAGCAATGTGTGCAACCACTACAGATCTGCACAAGACACGTGTAAACATAGCTTCATACTTATTTGAAACTGAACCATCTGGAATAAATTGACAATTTCCTAAAAGAGATAACAAAGACTCATAATGACCCAAAGCACTAAAATACAACGAAAAAAATACTGGCTATGTTATCCTACCTGTTTACAACTTGTATCTTCACTAATTCTCAACataaaaggatcatttttaatggTTTACAGTTTACCATCAGTTAAATTAATTGTAGTTCATGTTTGTTGAAGGATTTTGAGAAATTGTTTTTATCATCAGCCTTTGAGCTCTAAGCTGCTACCTAAGTCAGTGAGTTCCCTAAATCTTACATCAATTTCCATGGATTACAGTAGTCGCCCTGGTAATGTGGAAGCTTACATTCAGGGAGTTACTTTAACAAGAACATCAGATATGTAAGGCTGTGAATCCATAATATGAAAAGCaacaaccaacaacaacaaaagtctTATCCCACTAGATGAGGTTGGCTATATGGATCACACAATGCTATTGGTCTCAGTTAAAGACTAAATCCTGAGAGATATTCACCATATGATCGATCTCTCTTAACAACTTCCTCCAAAGTCCTTCTTGGCTTCTTTCTCCCCTTTTCATAGGACTAAAAACCAtgcaaaatatgaaaaataacaaccctTAAACATAAATTGAGATGTAAAACTAATCTTATACCTTCATCTGTCAATGTAATCTTTTAGGAGAGTTAGtcctttatataatattaaagccTCCATGACCAAGTGATTTGGAGCTAGATCCTTTCGACCCTTACTCTTCATAATTAAGTTGAGTTTTAGCACAAAATGGAGTGTTTTCGGTGTATTGTTTACACCTTAAGGGCAAATGGCTGTACAACCAATCTTGTGCTTTTACCTAATAGCTTAAGCTTTTAGAAAAGTAAACCTTTGAGCTTTGACAAACCCTGGTTAAAATTGTGCATGATGAAAATTTATTGAGCTAACTTTTCCATTTTCCTGTAAAATCCTAAATATGTGCAGACCATCCAGTAGGACAATATCTTAACCCTGGCTACAGACTTATCTTATGAATTACAAAAGGAAACAATGACTAAACAATTGTCAATTACTGCCATACCTCTCCTAGGAAGCAAGCTCAAGCTTAAGCCCTGGATAATCTTCTTTCTGTCTTTCCCATAGAACTTACATAAGATTTGCAGATACAATGATATTTTGTGAATGAACAACTCTGAACTTGTAACAAGTTATAGATGATTAGATAGAATACTTACTGGTTTCTATGTTCTCACCATCTTCAAGGCTGATGCATACCACAACTCATCTCCATGTAAACACATATTCTAAAACCATCTTTATCTTCTCAGTAAAATTTAGAATTCTTCTAATCACACTGCTATTGAAAGATTACTAAACTTGACTCAAGCCTATTAGAAACCTAAATTCACAACATGGTAAACCTGTGTGTTTTGCATCCCCTAATCAGACTCTTCCTGAAGTCCTTACCTTAAAATCTAGCAACCTGATGCACTAACCAAGTAACACTGATAAGAAAATCAACATTACCACCACCAGACAGAATTCAGAAAGTAAGATGTAACAATAATCAAATGCATAGATGCCTCCATCAGTCCATCAGCAATAACTAAATTCTCATAAAAACCTTAAAACAAGCACAAACAAGGCCTAAAAGAAGACAAGGCATTTGAGAATAGAGATGAACTacataaaagttaaaactaCTAAACTGTCAGCAATTAAGCATTTGCAACATCAGATCAAAGGGGTGTCTAGAAGGGAAATATTAAGCATTAGCAGTTTCATAAACAAGCAGCGGCATCAGATGGATATGGCCATACCTGGCTAGGGATTTGCCTGCTGTAAAAGACAGATGAAGGAGGAAACTGAGGTTGATATGAGGGCAGTGAATGAATATATATGGAATAAAACTTCTCATGCCCCTTGAGAAACCTCTCCCAAAGGGGTGCCAGAGGCAATGGTCCCTTGGTCAAGAACATGAATGCAATCTTGGGAACTCTAGGATAAGGGTAACCCTTGATCCTTGGAACAAAGGAAGCCCTCCAAAGAAGCTCTTCGTCACTCATATTGTGGATCAGGCTTGAAGGTGGCCTAATCCACTTATCCAAACCACCAGGTTCCTCATAATAACATGGCTGAAAACTAGAACTCATTGTGGTCACCACACTCTCAATTCCAAAATGCTTAACAGTGTATATGCTGATCACTGAGAACAGAACACATAGAGCAAAAAACAACACAAGTAACCGCACTGGTCTCAAAGGCTTATTAGATTGGTTGATTCTCTCCTTTCCCTCTTCAAGGGTCAAAACCCTTGATTGCATCttgttaacaaattaaaaccaaaaaaaaaaaaaacttctatgGCAACCACCCTCTGGTTTTTATGTAATATCCAATTTTGAATACAAATGAAGTCACCCAGTAATACAAAGGTGTGAAATTCATCACATGGTCATCAAAATTTCAGAATTTTTTTGTGACACAACATAAACCACCCTGAGATCTAACAAGGGTGCAAACTGCAAAATCAACTTTCGAACATGTGATGTTGGGAATAACAAGAATATAGCACATGGGGTATTGACAAAAAAGTGATTTTCTCAGGAACAGAAGCAAAAggtaggattttttttctttccgtttGTTGATCTTGCCAAACCAAAGATGAAAGGAGTGGTGCTGGTGCTGGGTCAGTGGAGTGAAGGAAGGAGTGAATagtcagaagaagaaaaaagcggTACTGCCACACATGGTAGTATTGACTAGTAAGGATGGATTTTGGAGATAATTGATGAAATGAATGAATGTGTGAATCTGGATTTGTTTTTTTCTGTTGTCAAGTGTTGCGTGTTTGTTCCCACGACTTCTCGTATTCAGAGTTGCAACCTCGTCATGTTGGGAGTGTGTGAGGGGAATAAGGATAATCTTGAAGCGGGTCTCAATTTTTTCTTGCTTAATTTTAATGACATATATTTTGTACTGGCACATTAATGCAGTATTTATTTACAGTTTTTGCATGAAAGTTTACCGTATCCATCAGGCATCTATCTGATTTTGTAACTTCCATGTTCTTTTCCTCTCATATAAGGTAGGAACAGTATTTTAAGACCGCTAAAAAAACAGTGTTTTAAGACCGCTAAAAAAACagtgttttaagaaaatatttaggataaatacttattttattattttatgaaagttGAAATGATGATAAAATCTGTTATTTCTCAAGATAGGAaagattcaaatttatttttgaataggtaaaaaatatgataaatttatctgaagataatttaatgttaaatagGTCATAAATCATACCACATATTATCATGATTATTCAATAtcataatttaatgataaaataatctcactaaataatgaaataatcaatttatcattatttttacatatttaagaattaaatctgaatctttaattattcatataataaatGCATCTGTTATCTCTCAATCCTAAAGatcaaaatgaatatttattcaaatatttataaactttttttcgGTAAAAGTATTTGCTCAATGCTCATCCGATTTTGAAGGATTTTGTTTAGTAAAGTTTTGCATTGAAGGGTTATATCATATTAGCCGTTTACTTTTCTAA
This region of Glycine soja cultivar W05 chromosome 17, ASM419377v2, whole genome shotgun sequence genomic DNA includes:
- the LOC114393985 gene encoding glycosyltransferase BC10-like — translated: MQSRVLTLEEGKERINQSNKPLRPVRLLVLFFALCVLFSVISIYTVKHFGIESVVTTMSSSFQPCYYEEPGGLDKWIRPPSSLIHNMSDEELLWRASFVPRIKGYPYPRVPKIAFMFLTKGPLPLAPLWERFLKGHEKFYSIYIHSLPSYQPQFPPSSVFYSRQIPSQVSEWGRMSMCDAERRLLANALLDISNEWFILLSESCIPLYNFSFVYHYIMKSKHSFVGAFDDPGPYGRGRYNEHMAPLVNVTKWRKGSQWFEVNRKLAITIVEDTTFHPIFEQYCRPACYVDEHYFPTMLTIQAANVLANRSITWVDWSRGGAHPATFGRNDITEEFFNRVRRGHTCLYNNRNSSVCALFARKFAPSALEPLLHMVDSKVLDF